In Thermomonas paludicola, the following are encoded in one genomic region:
- the pyrE gene encoding orotate phosphoribosyltransferase — translation MSALTNDHRTRFLQLALRADALRFGEFTLKSGRTSPYFFNAGRFDSGAALASLASCYADAMDAASVPFDLLFGPAYKGIPLATALACEYARRGRDLPLAFNRKEAKAHGEGGSLIGAPLGGKRVLIVDDVITAGTAIREALAIIEAAGGTPAGIVIALDRQERVREDLPVSAAQSVAHEHGIPVVAVAGLDDLLAFAGESTELCDCRDALLAYRARYGIL, via the coding sequence ATGAGCGCACTGACCAACGACCACCGCACCCGCTTCCTGCAGCTGGCCTTGCGCGCCGATGCGCTGCGCTTTGGCGAATTCACCCTGAAGTCGGGGCGCACCAGCCCGTACTTCTTCAATGCCGGTCGCTTCGATTCCGGCGCGGCGCTGGCCAGCCTGGCCAGCTGCTATGCCGATGCGATGGACGCAGCAAGCGTGCCGTTCGACCTGCTGTTCGGGCCCGCCTACAAGGGCATCCCGCTGGCAACCGCGCTGGCGTGCGAGTACGCGCGCCGCGGCCGCGACCTGCCGCTGGCCTTCAACCGCAAGGAAGCCAAGGCGCACGGCGAGGGCGGCAGCCTGATCGGCGCGCCGCTGGGTGGAAAGCGGGTGCTGATCGTGGACGACGTGATCACCGCCGGCACCGCGATTCGCGAGGCGCTGGCGATCATCGAAGCCGCCGGCGGTACGCCGGCAGGCATCGTCATCGCCCTCGACCGCCAGGAGCGGGTGCGCGAGGACCTGCCGGTTTCTGCCGCGCAATCGGTCGCCCACGAGCATGGGATTCCGGTGGTCGCGGTGGCCGGTTTGGACGACCTGCTTGCGTTTGCCGGCGAAAGCACCGAACTTTGCGACTGCCGCGATGCCTTGCTCGCCTATCGGGCGCGCTACGGCATCCTCTGA
- a CDS encoding phosphomannomutase/phosphoglucomutase: MALFGLGGKKDDGDDGSHGSLKFDPLQTARALPWLVLLLLALGLWCLVTGGLRQRDDSRQHALEFARDDVVVMVRRTLNEQRQKLGSQLASKAFTTALASGDAAATVAAVKQGWGEVRRAELWPADLDGQYGRLPRSGFGSLAVAEDALISGKMAARIVQSAGEHRLALAAPVKGAADMVAYVELPMARLESGVESPALPAATYLALRQGQRSVIERGDIALGVAAEALGVKVPDSDLRVAAAAPDSAQAPFGLGGLAALALGTVLLLAAAGLWFRLRPRLLALGGFGEVETGPTLSDLQQAMPEPEPVPRVQVREHDTAKPSARVPVVIDHRIFRAYDIRGVIGMSLDANVAELIGQAVGSLMAEQGLDSIVVGRDGRLSGPDLANGLIAGLRKAGRNVIDIGMVPTPVVYFGSFLLRTGCGVAITGSHNPPDYNGFKIVVGGETLSGEAIKGLHARIAEDRLLEAETQGTLDARDISEDYVQRIAGDIQIGQRLKVVVDAGNGVAGELGPRVLEAIGADITPLFCDIDGTFPNHHPDPSEPHNLEALIQMVQRLDADLGIAFDGDGDRLGVVTKSGKNIFPDRLLMLFAADVLERNPGAMIIYDVKCTGRLPMQILRHGGSPLMWKTGHSLIKSKMRETEAALGGEMSGHFFFAERWFGFDDGIYAAARLLEILDTRGEAPEAVFAALPDGVSTAEIKVELPNEVDAHDFVERFRLTASFDGGRLTTIDGVRVDWSDGWGLVRASNTTPVLVMRFDADTTSAMARIQQVFRDLLLKLEPDLRLPF, translated from the coding sequence ATGGCTTTGTTCGGTTTGGGTGGCAAGAAGGACGACGGCGACGACGGCAGCCACGGCAGCCTGAAGTTCGATCCATTGCAAACGGCGCGCGCGTTGCCGTGGCTGGTGCTGCTGTTGCTGGCGCTGGGGCTGTGGTGCCTGGTGACGGGCGGGTTGCGGCAGCGGGATGACAGCCGCCAGCACGCGCTGGAATTTGCCCGTGACGATGTGGTGGTCATGGTGCGGCGCACGCTCAACGAGCAGCGCCAGAAGCTGGGTTCGCAGCTGGCATCGAAGGCCTTCACCACGGCGCTGGCGTCCGGTGACGCGGCGGCAACGGTGGCTGCGGTCAAGCAGGGCTGGGGCGAAGTCAGGCGCGCCGAGCTATGGCCGGCGGATCTGGATGGCCAGTACGGCCGCCTGCCGCGCAGCGGGTTTGGCTCGCTGGCGGTGGCCGAAGACGCGCTGATCAGCGGCAAGATGGCGGCGCGCATCGTGCAATCGGCGGGCGAACATCGGCTGGCGCTGGCCGCGCCGGTGAAGGGGGCTGCCGACATGGTGGCCTATGTGGAACTGCCGATGGCGCGGCTGGAAAGCGGGGTGGAAAGTCCCGCGCTGCCGGCTGCGACCTATCTGGCGCTGCGCCAGGGGCAACGCAGCGTGATCGAGCGCGGCGACATCGCCTTGGGCGTGGCCGCAGAGGCGCTTGGTGTGAAGGTGCCGGACAGCGATCTGCGGGTGGCGGCGGCGGCACCGGACAGTGCGCAGGCGCCGTTTGGACTGGGTGGCTTGGCGGCGCTGGCGCTGGGCACCGTGCTGCTGCTGGCGGCGGCTGGGCTGTGGTTCCGGTTGCGCCCGCGCCTGCTGGCGCTGGGCGGCTTCGGTGAGGTCGAAACCGGCCCGACCCTGTCCGACCTGCAGCAGGCCATGCCCGAGCCGGAGCCGGTGCCGCGCGTGCAAGTCCGCGAGCACGACACCGCCAAGCCTTCGGCGCGCGTGCCGGTGGTGATCGACCATCGCATCTTCCGCGCCTATGACATCCGCGGCGTGATCGGCATGTCGCTGGATGCCAATGTGGCCGAGTTGATCGGCCAGGCAGTCGGCTCGCTGATGGCCGAACAGGGGCTGGATTCCATCGTGGTCGGCCGTGACGGCCGCCTGTCGGGCCCGGATCTGGCAAACGGCCTGATCGCCGGCCTGCGCAAAGCCGGGCGCAACGTCATCGACATCGGCATGGTGCCCACGCCGGTGGTGTATTTCGGCAGCTTCCTGCTGCGCACGGGCTGCGGCGTGGCCATCACCGGCAGCCACAACCCGCCGGATTACAACGGGTTCAAGATCGTGGTGGGCGGCGAAACGCTGTCTGGCGAGGCCATCAAGGGCCTTCACGCCCGCATCGCCGAGGATCGCCTGCTGGAAGCCGAAACGCAGGGCACGCTGGACGCGCGCGACATCAGCGAAGATTACGTGCAGCGCATCGCCGGTGACATCCAGATCGGTCAGCGGCTCAAGGTGGTGGTGGATGCCGGCAATGGCGTGGCCGGCGAGCTGGGGCCGCGCGTGCTGGAGGCCATCGGGGCGGACATCACCCCGCTGTTCTGCGACATCGACGGCACTTTCCCCAACCACCATCCCGATCCCAGCGAGCCGCACAACCTGGAAGCCCTGATACAGATGGTGCAACGGCTGGATGCCGATCTGGGCATCGCCTTCGATGGCGACGGCGACCGGCTTGGCGTGGTCACCAAGTCCGGCAAGAACATTTTCCCGGACCGTTTGTTGATGCTGTTCGCTGCCGACGTGCTGGAGCGCAACCCGGGCGCGATGATCATCTATGACGTGAAGTGCACCGGCCGCCTGCCGATGCAGATCCTGCGCCACGGCGGCAGCCCGTTGATGTGGAAGACCGGGCATTCGCTGATCAAATCGAAGATGCGCGAGACCGAAGCGGCGCTGGGTGGCGAGATGAGCGGCCACTTCTTCTTCGCCGAGCGCTGGTTCGGGTTCGACGATGGCATCTATGCGGCCGCGCGCCTGCTGGAAATCCTGGACACGCGCGGGGAAGCACCCGAAGCGGTGTTCGCCGCGCTGCCGGATGGCGTATCCACCGCCGAGATCAAGGTCGAGTTGCCCAATGAGGTGGACGCGCACGACTTCGTCGAGCGGTTCCGCCTCACGGCCAGCTTCGACGGTGGCCGCCTGACCACCATCGATGGCGTGCGCGTGGACTGGTCGGATGGCTGGGGCCTGGTGCGTGCGTCCAACACCACGCCGGTGCTGGTCATGCGCTTCGATGCCGATACGACATCCGCGATGGCACGCATCCAGCAGGTGTTCCGCGACCTGTTGTTGAAACTGGAGCCGGATCTGCGCCTGCCGTTCTGA
- the dut gene encoding dUTP diphosphatase produces the protein MSQHALQVKLLDPRFGAEWPLPAYATEHSAGLDLRAALEAPLDLEPGAAALVPSGLAIHIGDPGLCAVILPRSGLGHKHGIVLGNGTGLIDADYQGPLMISVWNRSSVAFTIAPGDRIAQLVLLPVVRVALQVVDTFEESARGQGGFGHTGVR, from the coding sequence ATGAGCCAACATGCGCTGCAGGTGAAATTGCTGGATCCGCGCTTCGGCGCCGAATGGCCGTTGCCGGCCTATGCCACCGAGCACAGCGCCGGGCTGGATTTGCGCGCCGCGTTGGAGGCGCCGCTTGACCTTGAGCCAGGCGCGGCCGCGCTGGTGCCATCGGGATTGGCCATCCACATTGGCGATCCCGGCCTGTGCGCCGTGATCCTGCCGCGTTCGGGACTGGGCCACAAGCACGGCATCGTGCTGGGTAACGGCACAGGCTTGATCGACGCCGACTACCAGGGGCCGCTGATGATCAGTGTCTGGAACCGCAGCAGCGTCGCCTTCACCATCGCTCCCGGCGATCGCATTGCACAGCTGGTATTGCTGCCGGTAGTGCGCGTCGCGCTGCAGGTGGTGGATACTTTCGAGGAGAGCGCGCGTGGGCAGGGTGGCTTCGGCCATACCGGCGTGCGCTGA